One Sinorhizobium sp. BG8 DNA window includes the following coding sequences:
- a CDS encoding proline iminopeptidase-family hydrolase — MNDVSIVEGYAPYGSYQTWYRVTGDLKSGKPPLIVAHGGPGCTHDYVDSFKDIAASGRAVIHYDQVGNGKSTHLPEKGGDFWTVNFFKKELHNLIDHLGLRGGYCLLGQSWGGMLGAEFAVDRPAGLKALVIADSPASMKTWVSEANRLREELPAEVQAALLKHEAAGTTDSAEYKQATEVFNARHVCRVVPVPPEVKRTFDAIEADPTVYHTMNGPNEFHVIGTMKEWSIVGRLSTINVATLLISGGYDEATEACVQPFADEIPDVRWRIFEESSHMPHVEEREACMAEVTAFLDEKAP, encoded by the coding sequence GTGAATGACGTGTCGATTGTTGAAGGCTATGCACCCTATGGATCCTATCAGACCTGGTATCGGGTAACGGGTGACCTCAAGTCCGGAAAGCCGCCGCTCATCGTGGCCCACGGTGGACCGGGCTGCACTCATGACTATGTCGACAGTTTCAAAGACATCGCAGCGAGCGGTCGCGCGGTGATCCACTACGACCAGGTCGGCAACGGCAAGTCTACGCACCTGCCTGAAAAGGGCGGAGATTTCTGGACGGTCAATTTCTTCAAGAAGGAACTGCACAATCTCATTGACCATCTCGGGCTGCGTGGCGGCTACTGCTTGCTGGGCCAGTCCTGGGGCGGCATGCTCGGCGCCGAGTTCGCGGTGGATCGGCCGGCCGGCCTGAAAGCCCTGGTGATCGCGGATTCCCCCGCGTCGATGAAGACCTGGGTTTCAGAGGCGAACCGCCTTCGCGAGGAGCTTCCTGCCGAGGTCCAGGCCGCCCTCCTCAAGCATGAGGCGGCCGGAACCACCGACAGCGCCGAATACAAGCAGGCGACCGAGGTGTTCAATGCGCGCCACGTATGCCGCGTCGTTCCGGTGCCGCCGGAAGTGAAGCGCACCTTCGATGCAATCGAGGCAGATCCGACCGTCTACCACACGATGAACGGTCCCAACGAATTCCACGTTATCGGCACGATGAAGGAGTGGTCGATCGTCGGCCGGCTGTCCACGATCAATGTCGCGACATTGCTGATTTCCGGCGGGTACGATGAGGCCACCGAGGCCTGCGTCCAGCCGTTTGCCGATGAAATTCCGGATGTGCGCTGGCGGATTTTCGAAGAGTCCAGCCACATGCCGCATGTCGAGGAGCGCGAGGCCTGCATGGCCGAAGTCACCGCCTTCCTCGATGAGAAGGCGCCGTGA
- a CDS encoding ANTAR domain-containing protein → MTRFQRPTFSTWRAVILHRPHPAVDALSRQLESLHIRVRVVWPRLDEQDAQADVVFFDADMGHDEQFPWPSGFAPMPLIALVGSETPGRVEWALAQGSNAHLLKPIGSTGAYSALLIAAHAYERAIADANVIRTLEARLKQRPIVVRAVIHLMQNGYAGEVEAFKRLRAVAMDWGMTIEEAAEAICRSDKRTRNSA, encoded by the coding sequence ATGACGCGCTTCCAAAGACCGACATTCTCCACGTGGCGCGCAGTGATCCTTCATCGCCCTCATCCTGCGGTCGATGCCCTCAGCCGACAACTTGAATCGCTGCACATCCGCGTCCGCGTGGTTTGGCCCCGGCTCGACGAACAGGATGCGCAGGCTGACGTGGTGTTCTTTGATGCCGACATGGGCCACGACGAGCAGTTTCCGTGGCCGAGCGGCTTCGCTCCGATGCCGTTGATCGCGCTCGTGGGCTCGGAAACCCCCGGTCGCGTCGAATGGGCGCTGGCGCAAGGATCGAATGCCCATCTCCTGAAGCCGATAGGCTCTACGGGTGCCTACAGTGCGCTCCTGATCGCGGCACATGCCTATGAGCGAGCGATCGCCGACGCAAACGTCATCCGCACGCTCGAGGCGCGCCTGAAGCAAAGACCGATCGTGGTCCGGGCGGTGATCCATCTCATGCAGAACGGATATGCGGGCGAGGTCGAGGCCTTCAAACGACTGCGCGCAGTCGCCATGGATTGGGGCATGACGATCGAGGAGGCCGCCGAGGCCATCTGCCGGAGCGATAAACGCACGCGCAACAGCGCATGA